One region of Anaeromyxobacter paludicola genomic DNA includes:
- the thrS gene encoding threonine--tRNA ligase — MSENVNVTLPDGSSKEAPRGVRIIDFVREQIGPGLAKAAYAARLDGEPVDLSRAIDKDARLEVITTKSPEALEIARHDAAHVLASAVQRLYPDAQVTIGPSVEDGFYYDFAREKPFTPEDLEKIEAAIAEEVKADKPFVREEISMDEAIRLFEAKGEKFKVEIVRDIAAKGAKTLTLYRHGDWVDFCLGPHGPSTGRIGVVKLMSVAGAYWRGDPKNPMLQRIYGTAFFDKKQLEAHLVRLEEARKRDHRKLGPALGLFAFHEYAPGAAFWLPHGVAVFNVLMDAMRRLVNANGYQEVKTPLLFNKRLWETSGHWGKYKENMFLVVDSETDEKLPLDERCTQSLKPMNCPSHHLIYRMGKRSYRELPLRYYTSDVLHRNEASGSLGGLTRVRQFQQDDSHIYLMESQVQDEIARIVGLMKQVYGAFGLPFSARFSTRPEVRIGDDALWDRAEGALRNALDTLGLEYTVNPGDGAFYGPKIDFAVTDSLGRTWQLCTIQVDYAAPERFDLTYVGDDNREHRPVVIHRAIYGSFERFIAILTEHYAGAFPAWLAPVQARVVTISDRYDAWAEEAAARLRQAGYRVELDRSSDTLGAKIRNAQLAKIPFTLVVGEKECEVKGVAPRRYGGTEPGGSADRRAEAKPEQTTDLKTMPLEAFLELLGREAAPPF, encoded by the coding sequence ATGTCCGAGAACGTGAACGTCACGCTGCCCGACGGCAGCTCCAAGGAAGCGCCGCGCGGCGTGCGCATCATCGACTTCGTCCGCGAGCAGATCGGCCCCGGCCTCGCCAAGGCGGCCTACGCCGCCCGGCTGGACGGCGAGCCGGTCGATCTGTCGCGCGCCATCGACAAGGACGCCCGGCTCGAGGTGATCACCACCAAGAGCCCCGAGGCGCTCGAGATCGCCCGGCACGACGCCGCCCACGTGCTGGCGAGCGCGGTGCAGCGGCTCTACCCCGACGCGCAGGTCACCATCGGCCCCTCGGTCGAGGACGGCTTCTACTACGACTTCGCGCGGGAGAAGCCCTTCACGCCCGAGGACCTCGAGAAGATCGAGGCCGCCATCGCCGAGGAGGTGAAGGCCGACAAGCCGTTCGTCCGCGAGGAGATCTCGATGGACGAGGCGATCCGGCTCTTCGAGGCCAAGGGCGAGAAGTTCAAGGTCGAGATCGTCCGCGACATCGCCGCCAAGGGCGCGAAGACGCTCACCCTGTACCGGCACGGCGACTGGGTGGACTTCTGCCTCGGGCCCCACGGCCCCTCCACCGGGCGCATCGGGGTGGTCAAGCTCATGAGCGTGGCCGGCGCCTACTGGCGCGGCGACCCGAAGAACCCGATGCTGCAGCGCATCTACGGCACCGCCTTCTTCGACAAGAAGCAGCTCGAGGCCCACCTGGTCCGGCTGGAGGAGGCGCGCAAGCGCGACCACCGCAAGCTCGGCCCCGCGCTCGGCCTCTTCGCGTTCCACGAGTACGCCCCCGGCGCCGCCTTCTGGCTGCCGCACGGCGTCGCCGTCTTCAACGTCCTCATGGACGCGATGCGCCGCCTCGTGAACGCGAACGGCTACCAGGAGGTGAAGACGCCGCTGCTCTTCAACAAGCGGCTCTGGGAGACCAGCGGCCACTGGGGCAAGTACAAGGAGAACATGTTCCTCGTCGTCGACAGCGAGACCGACGAGAAGCTGCCGCTCGACGAGCGCTGCACCCAGTCGCTGAAGCCGATGAACTGCCCGTCGCACCACCTCATCTACCGGATGGGCAAGCGCAGCTACCGCGAGCTGCCGCTCCGCTACTACACGAGCGACGTGCTCCACCGGAACGAGGCCTCGGGCTCGCTCGGCGGCCTCACCCGCGTGCGCCAGTTCCAGCAGGACGACTCGCACATCTACCTCATGGAGTCGCAGGTCCAGGACGAGATCGCGCGCATCGTCGGGCTCATGAAGCAGGTGTACGGCGCCTTCGGGCTGCCGTTCAGCGCCCGCTTCTCCACCCGGCCCGAGGTGCGCATCGGCGACGACGCCCTCTGGGATCGGGCGGAGGGGGCGCTCCGCAACGCCCTCGACACGCTCGGGCTCGAGTACACGGTGAACCCGGGCGACGGCGCCTTCTACGGCCCCAAGATCGACTTCGCGGTGACCGACTCGCTCGGCCGCACCTGGCAGCTCTGCACCATCCAGGTGGACTACGCGGCGCCGGAGCGCTTCGACCTCACCTACGTGGGCGACGACAACCGCGAGCACCGGCCGGTGGTCATCCACCGCGCCATCTACGGCTCCTTCGAGCGGTTCATCGCCATCCTCACCGAGCACTACGCGGGCGCCTTCCCGGCCTGGCTGGCGCCGGTGCAGGCCCGCGTGGTCACCATCTCCGACCGCTACGACGCCTGGGCGGAGGAGGCGGCCGCGCGGCTGCGGCAGGCGGGCTACCGGGTCGAGCTCGACCGCTCGAGCGACACCCTCGGCGCCAAGATCCGGAACGCGCAGCTCGCCAAGATCCCCTTCACGCTCGTGGTGGGCGAGAAGGAGTGCGAGGTGAAGGGGGTCGCGCCGCGGCGGTACGGCGGCACGGAGCCGGGCGGCTCTGCTGACCGGCGGGCGGAGGCGAAGCCGGAGCAGACGACTGACCTGAAGA